The following proteins come from a genomic window of Geomonas sp. RF6:
- the argF gene encoding ornithine carbamoyltransferase, with amino-acid sequence MKKDFLALSHFTKAELDDIFALTKDLKQKQKNGMKHHLLKGKTLAMIFEKNSTRTRISFEVGMYQLGGHPLFISGKDSQIGRGEPIKDTARVISRYCDGVMIRTFGQEIVEELAHYSTVPIINGLTDLHHPCQVMADVFTIIEHKGSYDGLKVAWIGDGNNMANSWIEAAAIFGFDLTVACPEGYDPDPKVLDWARKNSSSKITLTRDPREAALGADVLNTDVWASMGQEEEQKIREKAFAGFCLNEELMHSAHSDAIVLHCLPAHRGEEITDEVMEGKNSVVFDEAENRLHVQKAIMATLMA; translated from the coding sequence ATGAAAAAAGACTTTCTCGCCCTGAGCCACTTCACAAAGGCGGAGCTCGACGACATCTTCGCCCTGACGAAGGACCTGAAGCAGAAGCAGAAAAACGGCATGAAGCACCACCTGCTGAAGGGGAAGACCCTCGCCATGATCTTCGAGAAGAACTCGACGAGGACGAGGATCTCCTTCGAGGTGGGGATGTACCAGCTCGGCGGCCACCCCCTCTTCATTTCCGGGAAGGACTCGCAGATCGGGCGCGGCGAGCCGATCAAGGACACTGCACGCGTCATCTCCCGCTACTGCGACGGCGTCATGATCCGCACCTTCGGGCAGGAGATCGTCGAGGAGCTGGCGCACTACTCCACCGTACCGATCATCAACGGGCTCACCGACCTGCACCACCCCTGCCAGGTGATGGCGGACGTCTTCACCATCATCGAGCACAAGGGGAGCTACGACGGGCTGAAGGTGGCGTGGATCGGGGACGGCAACAACATGGCGAACAGCTGGATAGAGGCTGCCGCCATCTTCGGCTTCGACCTGACCGTCGCCTGTCCGGAAGGGTACGACCCTGATCCGAAGGTGCTCGACTGGGCGCGGAAGAACTCCAGCTCGAAGATCACCCTCACCCGCGACCCGCGCGAGGCGGCGCTCGGCGCCGACGTTCTCAACACCGACGTGTGGGCGAGCATGGGTCAGGAGGAGGAGCAGAAGATCCGCGAGAAGGCCTTCGCCGGCTTCTGCCTCAACGAAGAGCTGATGCACTCCGCGCATTCTGACGCCATCGTGCTGCACTGCCTCCCCGCGCACCGCGGCGAGGAGATCACCGACGAAGTCATGGAAGGAAAGAACTCCGTGGTATTCGACGAAGCGGAGAACCGTCTCCACGTGCAGAAGGCGATCATGGCCACGCTGATGGCCTAA